Genomic segment of Streptococcus pneumoniae:
TAAAATCAAGGATAAGGCGATTCGAGATAAATTTGAGAAACGCTTAAAAGCTGTGGAGAGCAAGATTGAAGCAGAGGAAGAAAAAGCGAAAGCAAGTACCTCTAGTGAATCAACTTCTACACCAGCTTCTATACCGCCTGTATCATCAGAAGAAGCACCTGTTCAACCAAGTCAATCTGTACAGGAAGAAGAGGTTACAGTGACTCAACCAGTTCAGTCATTTGAGTCTGTCCAGCCGGTTCAACCCATTCAACCTGTTCAACCGACTCAGCCAATTCAACCGACGCGCCCAACAGCTCCGGTTACTACCCCAGAGCCTCCAGCGGCAGAACCCGTTATTTCACAGCCATCTTCAGAAGGCGATAGCACTTCATCTAGCACTGCGGAGTAGAGAAATCACTATATTCCTCATTTGTTAGAAAAAATGATTGACAAAAAAGTATCGTCGTGTTATAATAACAGACGGTACTTTTTACTTTTGGTCTCTCAAAAGTGTACAGAGACGTGCTGACAAATAGTTGCAAAGTACACACAGATGGTCGCTGTCACCAAGTGGATCATCACCCAAAAATAAAAAAATACAGGAGAATGTAGATGCCTACAATTAACCAATTGGTTCGCAAACCGCGTAAATCAAAAGTAGAAAAATCTAAATCACCAGCTTTGAACGTTGGTTACAACAGCCTTAAACGTGTTCCTACTCGTGAGAACTCACCACAAAAACGTGGTGTTGCAACTCGTGTTGGAACAATGACACCTAAAAAACCTAACTCAGCCCTTCGTAAATTTGCCCGTGTACGTTTGAGCAACTTGATCGAAGTTACTGCTTATATCCCAGGTATTGGACACAACCTTCAAGAGCACAGTGTGGTGCTTCTTCGTGGTGGACGTGTAAAAGACCTTCCAGGGGTACGTTACCATATCGTTCGTGGTGCACTTGATACAGCAGGTGTAAATGATCGTAAACAAGGCCGTTCTAAATACGGTACAAAACGTCCAAAAGGGTAAGAAAGGGGATAAAGATAAATGAGTCGTAAAAACCAAGCGCCTAAGCGCGAAGTATTGCCAGATCCGCTTTACAATTCAAAATTAGTAACACGCTTGATCAACCGCGTTATGCTTGACGGAAAACGTGGTACAGCTGCATCTATCGTTTACGGAGCTTTTGAACAAATCAAAGAAGCTACTGGTAACGATGCACTTGAAGTATTTGAAACAGCAATGGAAAACATCATGCCTGTACTTGAAGTGCGTGCACGTCGTGTTGGTGGATCTAACTACCAAGTCCCAGTTGAGGTTCGTCCAGAACGTCGTACAACTCTTGGACTTCGTTGGTTGGTAACAATCGCTCGTAACCGTGGTGAGCACACAATGGTTGACCGTCTTGCAAAAGAAATCATGGATGCAGCAAACAACACTGGTGCAGCTGTGAAGAAACGTGAAGATACTCACCGTATGGCAGAAGCGAACCGCGCGTTTGCACACTTCCGTTGGTAATATAGGATATGAAGGCGTTAAACAAATGCTAGCCAAAATAGGAAATTCGACGAAGAGTTTTAAAACTCTAGGAGAATTTATCTTTTTGGCAGACATTTGTAGCCTGAATTCAACTAATCTAAGAT
This window contains:
- the rpsL gene encoding 30S ribosomal protein S12, which encodes MPTINQLVRKPRKSKVEKSKSPALNVGYNSLKRVPTRENSPQKRGVATRVGTMTPKKPNSALRKFARVRLSNLIEVTAYIPGIGHNLQEHSVVLLRGGRVKDLPGVRYHIVRGALDTAGVNDRKQGRSKYGTKRPKG
- the rpsG gene encoding 30S ribosomal protein S7, with translation MSRKNQAPKREVLPDPLYNSKLVTRLINRVMLDGKRGTAASIVYGAFEQIKEATGNDALEVFETAMENIMPVLEVRARRVGGSNYQVPVEVRPERRTTLGLRWLVTIARNRGEHTMVDRLAKEIMDAANNTGAAVKKREDTHRMAEANRAFAHFRW